A genomic region of Devosia ginsengisoli contains the following coding sequences:
- the grpE gene encoding nucleotide exchange factor GrpE, which translates to MSDENAAPDENPEVENPAEPEIDPVEALRAENAELKDRVLRTIAEMENLRKRTERDVNDTRSYAISGFARDMLSATDALSRALVMLPAEARENGDATTKSLIEGIELAEREMQRLLAKHGVTPIEAEGQKFDPHKHQAMFEVPDPSKPEGTVVQVVQAGFAIGDRVLRPAMVGVAKGGPSHAPVDEAVDKSA; encoded by the coding sequence ATGAGCGACGAGAACGCCGCCCCGGACGAAAACCCTGAAGTCGAAAATCCGGCCGAGCCGGAGATCGACCCCGTCGAGGCGCTGCGAGCCGAGAATGCCGAACTCAAGGACCGGGTGCTGCGGACCATTGCCGAGATGGAAAACCTGCGCAAGCGCACCGAGCGCGACGTCAACGACACGCGCAGCTACGCCATTTCCGGCTTTGCCCGCGACATGCTGAGCGCCACCGATGCGCTGAGCCGTGCCTTGGTCATGCTGCCGGCGGAGGCGCGCGAAAACGGCGACGCCACGACCAAGAGCCTGATCGAGGGCATCGAGCTGGCCGAACGCGAAATGCAGCGCCTGCTGGCCAAACATGGCGTGACGCCGATCGAAGCCGAGGGGCAGAAATTCGATCCCCACAAGCACCAGGCCATGTTCGAAGTGCCCGATCCCAGCAAGCCCGAGGGCACTGTCGTGCAGGTGGTGCAGGCCGGGTTTGCCATCGGCGACCGCGTCTTGCGCCCGGCCATGGTCGGCGTCGCCAAGGGCGGCCCGAGCCATGCCCCGGTGGACGAAGCCGTGGACAAGAGCGCTTAG
- a CDS encoding nicotinamidase, translating into MIEITPKDVLVVVDMQYDFLPGGSLAVSGGDEIVPLINTLAKRFTNVVFTQDWHPADHISFASQHPGKNPFETVDLPYGTQVLWPDHCMWNTRGAELSADLDIPHGQLIIRKGYVRTIDSYSGFQEADRETLTGLAGYLNERDVDRLYVVGLATDFCVGWTAIDGAAGGFDVTVIEDATRAIDNAGSLAKAWADMAEAGVERVMSKDILG; encoded by the coding sequence ATGATCGAAATCACCCCCAAGGACGTCCTCGTCGTCGTCGACATGCAATATGATTTCCTGCCCGGCGGGAGCCTGGCCGTATCCGGCGGCGACGAGATCGTGCCGCTGATCAACACGCTGGCCAAACGCTTCACCAATGTCGTCTTCACCCAGGACTGGCACCCGGCAGACCACATCTCCTTCGCCAGCCAGCATCCCGGCAAGAACCCCTTCGAAACCGTGGACCTGCCCTATGGCACCCAGGTCCTCTGGCCCGACCATTGCATGTGGAATACGCGTGGCGCCGAACTCTCCGCCGATCTCGACATCCCCCACGGCCAGCTCATCATCCGCAAGGGCTATGTCAGGACAATCGATTCCTATTCCGGCTTCCAGGAAGCCGACCGCGAAACCCTCACCGGCCTCGCCGGTTATCTGAACGAACGCGATGTCGACCGGCTCTACGTGGTCGGCCTCGCCACCGACTTCTGCGTCGGCTGGACCGCCATAGACGGCGCCGCCGGTGGCTTCGACGTGACCGTCATCGAGGACGCGACGCGCGCCATCGACAATGCAGGCAGCCTCGCCAAGGCTTGGGCCGACATGGCGGAAGCGGGGGTGGAGCGGGTGATGAGCAAGGATATTCTGGGGTAG
- the hrcA gene encoding heat-inducible transcriptional repressor HrcA gives MVRPPEDFLSVLNARSQDIFKKIVERYLDTGSPVGSRDLSRMLQVGLSPASVRNVMADLEDLGLIAAPHTSAGRAPTQEGLRFFVDAMLEVGAVNESERSQIAQSIEGQHRGQVEDVLTEASQLLSGLSQGAGVVIASKADIILRHIEFVRLDATRAMAILVGQDGQVENRIMDIPPGLTASALTQAGNYLARHVVGRTIAEARKALAALRAEQRAELDELTQKLVDAGIATLAQASPASQPTVIVRGRANLINDAMASDDLLRMRQLFDELESKDGLLDLLGDAEKAEGVRIFIGSENKLFSLSGSSVILSPYKDANDKVVGVLGVIGPTRLNYARIVPVVDYTANVISAMMARKRP, from the coding sequence ATGGTCAGGCCCCCGGAAGACTTCCTGAGCGTGCTCAATGCCCGCAGCCAGGACATTTTCAAGAAGATCGTCGAGCGGTATCTGGACACCGGATCGCCGGTGGGATCGCGCGACCTTTCCCGCATGCTGCAGGTGGGGCTCTCGCCGGCCTCGGTGCGCAATGTGATGGCCGATCTCGAGGATCTCGGGCTGATCGCGGCGCCGCATACTTCGGCCGGACGAGCGCCGACGCAGGAAGGCTTGCGGTTTTTCGTCGATGCCATGCTCGAAGTGGGCGCGGTCAATGAAAGCGAGCGCAGCCAGATCGCCCAGAGCATCGAGGGGCAGCATCGCGGGCAGGTGGAGGATGTGCTCACCGAGGCCAGCCAGTTGCTGAGCGGGCTGAGCCAGGGCGCGGGCGTGGTCATTGCCAGCAAGGCCGACATCATCTTGCGGCATATCGAATTCGTGCGGCTCGACGCGACGCGGGCCATGGCCATTCTCGTCGGGCAGGACGGACAGGTGGAAAACCGCATCATGGATATTCCGCCCGGGCTTACCGCTTCGGCGCTGACCCAGGCGGGCAATTACCTGGCGCGCCATGTGGTGGGCCGCACCATTGCCGAGGCGCGCAAGGCGCTGGCCGCATTGCGCGCCGAGCAGCGGGCCGAGCTGGACGAATTGACGCAGAAGCTGGTGGATGCCGGCATTGCCACGCTGGCGCAGGCCTCGCCGGCCAGCCAACCGACGGTGATCGTGCGCGGAAGGGCCAACCTCATCAATGACGCCATGGCGAGCGACGACCTGCTGCGCATGCGGCAGCTATTCGATGAGCTGGAAAGCAAGGACGGGCTGCTGGACCTGCTGGGCGACGCGGAAAAGGCCGAGGGGGTGCGCATCTTCATCGGCAGCGAGAACAAGCTGTTTTCGCTGTCGGGATCTTCGGTGATCCTTTCGCCATACAAGGATGCCAATGACAAGGTGGTGGGCGTATTGGGGGTGATCGGGCCGACGCGGCTCAACTATGCGCGCATCGTGCCGGTGGTGGATTATACCGCCAATGTGATCAGCGCGATGATGGCGCGGAAGCGGCCCTAG
- the pabB gene encoding aminodeoxychorismate synthase component I: protein MLPPPGPTPLLWLGLYNAPERLTAAEVETRLAGTSTGAALDIVPRMDEAAYGHAFDTVKALISAGDTYQVNLTFKAGFRLEGDPVALYRDLVRKQPVAYGALINTGEQWILSRSPELFVSSRDGMLAARPMKGTLKRGRTLAEDQAGRAALAGDEKNRAENLMIVDLLRNDLGRIAEIGSVKVTDLFTVETYSTLHTMTSGIVARRRPGVTTSDLLANLFPCGSITGAPKLRAMEIIHSVEAGPRGVYTGSIGHFAPNGDLTLNVAIRTAVIDNAGNGEIGIGGGIVADSVAADEYREALLKMAFFTEPARKVTLIETLLWDRADGYYLLDRHLDRLAASSAWFSLPCDRAAIQALLESQPFPESRMRVRLTLDASGPAVTAVPLPPNPPVFRFAIAPEKLDSQSLWLMHKTTTRAFYDEPRQRAHASHGVDEVVFLNERDELTEGSITSLFVERDGKLLTPPLSSGLLPGTLRAELLATGKAEEQVLTLADLEAAEAIWLGNSVRGLIRAEWVKFEGDGR, encoded by the coding sequence TTGCTGCCACCGCCCGGCCCGACGCCCCTGCTCTGGCTCGGCCTCTACAATGCCCCCGAACGCCTGACCGCCGCCGAGGTGGAAACCCGCCTTGCCGGCACCAGCACCGGCGCAGCGCTCGATATCGTCCCGCGCATGGATGAGGCCGCCTATGGCCACGCCTTTGACACCGTCAAGGCGCTGATCTCAGCTGGTGACACCTATCAGGTCAACCTCACCTTCAAGGCCGGCTTCCGCCTCGAGGGCGATCCCGTGGCGCTTTATCGCGATCTGGTGCGCAAGCAGCCCGTCGCCTATGGCGCGCTGATCAATACCGGGGAGCAGTGGATTCTCTCCCGCTCGCCCGAACTGTTCGTCTCCAGCCGCGACGGCATGCTCGCCGCCCGCCCCATGAAGGGCACGCTGAAGCGCGGTCGCACCCTCGCCGAAGACCAGGCGGGCCGCGCCGCTTTGGCCGGCGACGAAAAGAACCGCGCCGAAAACCTGATGATCGTCGATCTGCTGCGCAACGATCTCGGCCGCATCGCCGAAATCGGCTCGGTCAAGGTCACGGATCTCTTCACCGTGGAAACCTATTCGACGCTCCACACCATGACCTCGGGCATAGTGGCCCGCCGCCGCCCCGGCGTCACCACGTCGGATCTTCTGGCCAACCTCTTCCCCTGCGGCTCCATCACCGGTGCGCCCAAGCTGCGCGCCATGGAAATCATCCATTCTGTCGAAGCCGGTCCGCGCGGCGTCTATACCGGCTCCATCGGCCATTTCGCCCCCAATGGCGACCTGACCCTCAATGTCGCCATCCGCACCGCTGTCATCGACAATGCCGGCAATGGCGAAATCGGCATTGGCGGCGGCATTGTCGCCGACAGCGTCGCCGCTGACGAATATCGCGAGGCCCTGCTCAAAATGGCATTCTTCACCGAACCGGCCCGCAAGGTCACCCTGATCGAAACCCTGCTCTGGGACCGCGCGGACGGCTATTACCTGCTCGACCGGCACCTCGATCGCCTGGCCGCCTCATCAGCCTGGTTCAGCCTGCCTTGCGACCGCGCGGCCATCCAGGCCTTGCTCGAAAGCCAGCCCTTCCCCGAGTCCCGCATGCGCGTTCGCCTGACGCTCGACGCTTCTGGCCCCGCGGTGACCGCAGTGCCCCTGCCGCCCAATCCGCCGGTTTTCCGCTTTGCCATCGCCCCGGAAAAACTCGATTCGCAAAGCCTCTGGCTCATGCACAAGACCACCACCAGGGCCTTCTACGATGAGCCGCGCCAGCGCGCCCATGCCAGCCACGGCGTGGATGAAGTCGTCTTCCTCAACGAGCGCGACGAACTCACCGAAGGCTCGATCACCAGTCTCTTCGTGGAGCGCGACGGCAAGCTGCTCACCCCGCCTTTATCCTCCGGCCTCCTCCCCGGCACGCTGCGCGCCGAACTTCTCGCCACGGGTAAGGCTGAAGAGCAGGTCCTGACCCTTGCCGATCTCGAAGCCGCTGAGGCAATCTGGCTCGGCAATTCCGTGCGGGGCCTCATCCGCGCCGAATGGGTGAAATTTGAAGGAGACGGCCGATGA